The following nucleotide sequence is from Pirellulales bacterium.
CGTTAAACCGGCCATGGATCAAACGGATCGGAACAATCCGCGCGCCTAGCGCCTCGAACGGCTGAGTGGATATCGATTCAAAGGCAAGCTGTGGCACACCGCCGGCGGGAAACTTCTCGGTAATGGGATCGAAGGCGTAGTCAAACGATTTGCGGATGCGACCTTCGACCTCGGGTTCGCAGTAGACCGGCAACCGGTGACCGATGTAGTAGGGGAAGAGACGCACATCGTCGAGACCGAACAGGTGATCGGCGTGCGCGTGGGTGTAAAGCACGGCATGAATCAGACCCAGCTTTTCACGCAGTAGCTGAGAGCGCAGATCGGGGGGGGTATCGATCAACAAGTTGCCGTCCGGTAGCCCTATTGCGAGTGAGCAGCGGAGGCGATGGTTGCGTGCATCGGGGCTGACGCAGGTGTTGCACCCACAGCCCACGACGGGCACGCCGATCGAAGTGCCAGTGCCGAGAAAGACCAATTGGCCTTGAATGTCCTGAGAAACAACCGCTCGGTTCAACGTCGCCTCATATTGGAATTTGAGTCGAAAATGACGGGCCCGTTATCTTAATGGCTCGGCGGAAGTCATGCTGACAAAGTTGTATAGCTGTTTGAGTTGACTCACCGCTCGAAACAGGCTGAGGCCGGCCAATGGCGAGGGTCATTATCGACCATTGGCATTAACGCGCGGTTGGGCTGCCAGAGCGTTATTGACCGATCATGGAAAAAGCTATAAATTTCTTAGCCGGAACACGTTGCGCAAATAGTGAGCATGCCGCTGCCGCCCACCGATCCCATTGCGCGCCGGGGGCGAACCCCCGCACGGCCCAGCAACGTTGACTTTGCGGCGCCGGCGTTGAACCATTGCTCGCGAGTGAAATCGACGCTCTCGATCCTCGATGACGCCGGCCGCATCTGTAATTGAGCGTATCTGAAAAGAATAGGCTAAGCAGCCATGGAAGTCTTGGAACGTATCTGGGAAATCATCAGCGAGCTATTCGGCGGCCTCAGCAGCGGGATCGAGCGCGGAATTACCTCGCTATTCGGTTCGTCCAACGCCCGATATGTCAAAAAGCTGCAGCCGAAGATCGCGGCGATCGGCGCGTTGGAGCCGAAATATCAGGCCATGAGCGACGCCGAGTTGCGCGAGCAAACCAGCCAGTTTCGCAAACGGCTGGCGGAGGGCGAGACGCTCGACGACATCCTGGTGGAGGCCTTTGCCGTCTGCCGAGAGGGGGGGCGGCGGTTCCTCGGCATGCGGCACTACGACGTGCAACTGA
It contains:
- a CDS encoding MBL fold metallo-hydrolase, whose product is MVFLGTGTSIGVPVVGCGCNTCVSPDARNHRLRCSLAIGLPDGNLLIDTPPDLRSQLLREKLGLIHAVLYTHAHADHLFGLDDVRLFPYYIGHRLPVYCEPEVEGRIRKSFDYAFDPITEKFPAGGVPQLAFESISTQPFEALGARIVPIRLIHGRFNVLGFRIGDIAYCTDTNEIPADSWPLLQGVKVLILDALRQKPHPTHFSLGEAIAVAERVGAERTLFTHISHDLEHETTNQQLPSGMELAYDGLRLPLV